ACTTCTTGTTTTTCGCATGAAGCTCTGGTATCGTGTCAAGGACGGAAGGATTCTCACTTATAGAGTTTACCAGTAACTTTGCTGTAGTTGCATCAAATGAGAAGCCCCTTCCAGTCATTTCCTTCAAAAAGGTTACCATTTCATTTATTTTCCTACACCTAAGATATCCTTGCACAATAACATTGTAAGTGACATTGTTTGGAAGACAATTGTTCCCCTCCATTTTTCTAAGCATATCTTTAGCTTCATCTAACAACCCTTTTAGACAAAATCCAGTTATCATTGTATTGTATGTTATCGCATCCGGAAGCAATCCCATTGAATAAAGTTCTCAAAAATAGCATGAGCTTTATCGAGTTCACCATTTTTACACAATCCATTAATGATAATATTGTAAGATACAATATCAATATTTTCTGTCTTTGTTTCCAACTTATTAAAGAGTTACATAGCTTCTTCAACAAGTCCGTAATTGAACGCGCTAAGTTAAGAATTAGTCTTAGATGTATAACATATAACATTTCACAACAGACATCACTTCCACTCAGAGGAATCATAACAATAGTTTAAACAAATCGTAGTCAACAATTCTTTCACTGATATTTCTCTTAAGTTTAAAGTCAGATGTCAAAGCATCAAGTTAAGATAACAGAACTACAATGATGGAACTTGATATGATGGCACAAGAAATGAAAACGACAGCAAGATTGTCACAAAAGCATAGTAAAGACTCAAATCTTAAATAACACCACTAAACTGTATGaaagaattttatatttttttggataaaggTAACTTTATATTCACATCAAAACTCAACAGCAAAACCTGATCAGGTGGGATTTACAGCCCCCAGAGAGTAATTTCAAAAGCCAAAAACTGGGCAAAAACTTTACAATTGAGCTATAAAGTCCACTAAACTTTCTACCTCCCCCACCAAAtcttgtttacaccaaaaatataaCAGACTCAAGATATTCATCTTGATTTTCTGAATGCTGCTGTATGAAAGAATTACAGAGAGCAGATAAGTGTTTGGACACATCAGTCTCAAAGGAAAATTTTGTTTCGATTTGCTTCCATAGGATGAAGCTGTTCGTAGAACTAGGTGTTCTAGATTACAAAATCAACCCTCCAGGTAAGACAATCTGGACTAACTGTAAGTACGCTGAATGGGATTGAGCTCCAATACAATAGAGTTTCATACTAGacaatataagaaaaaatcatcACTCAATTTTACGTTAGTCTTAGGCAGATGAGCTAATCTGAGATAACTAAGAGCAGATCTACACACTATGTAAGCTATCTTAAGCCTCAAAAACCAAAAGCAGGATCTACTAGGATATATCTTGGCCTAGTTTTATGCCAACAAAATTTGCTGCTTGATTTACAAGCAATGCTGGAGAAATCggcaaaagaaaatattaatagatatttttttttctttgggaGGGTTTACTCAGAAGCATGAATATTTCGATGTTTCTGAAGATACAAAATAGCactgaaaatgatattactAGACTTATAATGTGTACACAAAAGGGAACTTaccattatttcttttttaagagAATGAGTATGATCACCATTTTTTCTCAAATCAAAACTGATGTACCTCCTCAACAGGTTGTCTGGAAAGCTCAAGCAATGTTCTAATTGCCATCACATTTGGCAAATGCATTGGGTGTCATTTCTTTTGCAGGACAGTGATAGCGTAGCCGATTGAACCAAACAAAAGAAATATTCACTTCTTATTTTTCGATTGAAGCTCTGGTATCATGTCAAGGACAGAAGGATTCTCCCTTACAATGTTTACAAAAAACTCAGTTGTAGTGTTACTCCTAGCTTAAATTGTCCAAAAGATTCAATATTTCATAGACAACTGAATATATCTGGTAGTCAAAGATACCCGATACTTGTGTTGGTGGGAGATAGCATGTACTTGATGAATAGTAGAAGGTACAAACAGGAGGGCTCGAACACCAccgtcattaaaaaaaaataaagacaacTATGATGAAGCTAACATGTGGAGACATGATCATGGAACAATTTTAACATTACATCTACGTCCATGCAACCAAAGTTCTCCTTTAATGAATCACCCCTTGGTAAGGATTGGGTTGATCTTGTCAGTTCTAGCATTCCATATACGGTTTGCCAATGATGTAACTACGACTTCAGAAACCAGCAATTCTGGTAGCAATTTGTAAGTTAAAATCAATTGTTATTGATtctaagaaaaaatagaaaatgatAATACCtgatgacaacaataataaaaatacctAAAGATAACTAAATAGCACTAAAAATGATATTATACTGATAAATCCATTGCATAGGACACTTGTAAATGAGCTTACAATCTCACTACTTTTGTAACTATCTAGCctgcatcttcttgatgccatTTATACCAGCACTTTAGTCATTCCATAGAAACACACGCAGAGATATGATTCACTACAAGTTTCAAAAAAAGATATGATTCTCTACAAAAGACCCCCAATTATCTGCCTTAAATTTGGAGCTTTCATTTTTCACTAGATTGTGCACAGTTGTAGCAAAGAGTACAGTTACACAAGATCAGACCACCAAGTTAGAAACTAGTAAAAAAGATTTCCAAGCCAACAGGAAACTCCAAAACTAATGGAAATGCACATAGTAAAAGTGTCAAGACCAACACTAGCCTGCAAGAAATCAAGGTAGATTCTcggaaaaaataataacaaatggTTTCCTGCTGGAGGATGTCATCATAAACAAAGTTTGTTGTAACTCGGTGCAACCATTCCGGTACTAGCAACTTGCCCTGCATCAACCTGCAGACAAATTAACATACACtaaataacatgaaaatcattaaaaaggGCAAACCTAGAAAGATGAAAGACAATTACAAGCAATGCTGGTGAAATCggcaaaagaaaatataacagatattttttttctttgggaGGGTTAACTCagaaacatgaatattttgatgtttCTGAACATACCAAATAGCactgaaaatgatattactAGACTTATAATTTGTACAAAACGGGAACTTaccattatttcttttttaagaaaatcaGTATGGTCACCATTTTTTCTCAAATCAAAACTGATGACTGGAAAGCTCAAGCGATGCTCTAATTGCCATCACATTTGGCAAATGCATTGGGTGTCATTTTTTTGCAGGGATAAAAAGGGAACTGTATCACAGTGATAGCGTAGCCGAATGAACCAAACAAAAGAAATATTCACTTCTTATTTTTCGAGTGAAGCTCTGGTATCATGTCAAGGACAGAAGGATTCTCCCTTACAATGTTTACCAAAAACTCAGCTGTAGTTGCATCAAATGAGAAACCCCTTCCAGCCATTTCCTTCATAAAAGCTGTCATTTCAATAATTTTGTTGCACCTGAGAAATCCTTGCAAAATAACATTATAAGTGACATTGTTTGGAGAACAACCATTGTCTTCCATTTTTCTTAGAATATCTTTAGCTTCATCAAACAACCCTTCAAGACAAAATCCATTTATCATTACGGTGTATGTTCTCACATCTGGAAGCAATCCAATAAAAGAAAGCTTCTTGAAAACAGCACGCGCTTCGTCGAGTTTACCATTTTTGCACAATCCATTAATGACAACACTATAAAATGCAATATCAGTatattctctctttctttctaacTTATTAAAGAGTGACATAGCTTCTTCAACGAGTCCGTAATTAAAATAACCATTGAGCAAAGTGACATGAATGTATATATCAGGCTTGGTCCCCGCAGATAGCATCTCAGCGTATATTTGTTTTGCTTCACCAGTTCTTCCAACTTCAAACAGACCTTTCAAGATAGTATTGTAGGTAACAATATCAGGTTTTGATCCCTTTTGAGAAATTTCACAAAACAATTGCATGGCCTTAGCAAAATTCTTTTTCTTACAATATCCGTTTATTAGTATGTTATAGCTAAAAATGTCAGGCTCAATGCCCTTCTCTATCAAGATATTAAAAATTCTCCTCGCTCTATCTAGTTGACCACGCAAACAATACCCATCCATTATTGCATTGTAGGTGATTATATCAGGTTCTACACCCTTTTCGACCATGTGTTTCATTATTTCCTCGGCATCTTCAACTTTCCCTTCTTTGCATAGGCCATCTGTTAGTATATTGAAGCTGCGCACATTTGGATATATGTTGTGGTTCACCATCTCAGATAACAAAATCTTAACCTTTTCCCACTGACCAATCCTACACAAACCATCAATTATTGAATTATATGTGACTACATTTGGAGGAATACCTCTCTGCTTCATCTCATTCAAAAGAGTGATAGCAACATCACAGTTTCTATCTTTGCAAAGGGAATCTATAACAATGGTGTAGATATATATGTTGGGCTTAGTGTTCCCTTGTTCCATTAAACGGAGCAAACTTAAAGTCTTGTCAGTATGGCCCCTTTTACTAAGCCCATTCATGACGGTTGCATACATGACTTCGTTGGGCTCACAAATCTTCTCTCTCACCAattttttgaacaattcaactgCATCTTTGACCTTATTTTCAGCAAAGATTCCTCTTAATAGGGTGGTAAAGGTGACAATACCAAATGGAATGCCATTCTTCAAGTAAATGGGTAACACCGAAAATGCACAATCAGAACGATGCATCAGACAATAACTATTAATCACACCAGTCAAGATGAAAACATTAATTGGGATACCCAATTTCTGCATTTCTCGAAAAAGAGAAAGGACAGCAGTGTAATACTTCATACTTATCATATTCTTAAACAATTTAGAGAAATGGACAAGTGAAGGAAGAGGTTTCATTCTAACCATTTGATTGAAGAGATTCACAGCATCACCTAAACTCTTTACTTTGCTGTTTAACCCAACTTTACCCTTTCCTGAAATTGCGGAAGCAGAATGTGAATTAGGGAAGAAAGAGATAAAGGGAATAGCATTTCCATTTCGCAGAGAAATTCTCTTCATCTTCAATGGCTAAATGGATGTGTGAGTGTTGCTCTACTCAGCGTGCCCTAATTATATCCTTTATGGAATTAtaaggtatgttgttgttttttttggataatcttatatattgaaaaatattCTGGACAACAAGTAATTAATCTtgagaataaaaaaaaagtaattatattttcttgatatgttaaaagtaaCATTATAAAATcttctcatattttttaaatttcgtaTCTGGTCAAACTGCATTACATAATtgtaacaaaaaaatatattttaaaatgtgaaAAAATGGAGATTTTTTAATTGTATTTTCTTGGAATTTCAATGTTTGATTATTCAAAATGAGTTTATTTTGTCACTTCTAcgaaaattaataataaataccTTTTAATCCATCATAAATGTAAGAAGTTTCAATTCTAAAAATTTTACTAGGGCATGCACAAAAATAAGAATGTGAAATATGAAAGGAAGATATACGAGTTAACTGTGTATGTTTACTAATAAAAGAAAAGGTTTAGATACACACAATCCTCCCCAATCTTGCTTGCAGGAATACATTGGATCTATTGTTGTggttttgtttttaatttttgtgtgaCGGTGCTCAATTGTTTgagaataataatttatttgatgtattatttaatatttaacgTAAAGACAAATGCTTTGGATATCTTTTTACCTAATAAAAGTTCCATGGCTAGTAACATGAAAATTTACTTGTTattgataaagaaaatacaTTATCCATCATACACATTCGAATACTCCAAATATGTGGATAAATTCAAATAAGTTAATTTgactttgaaataatttttgagaaattacaTCAATATCCAATTTTTACAGAAAATAATCTCCAAATTTTCATAGCTCTGATAAAATAAATTACCTCAATAAACAAAGATTTTTCAATATATTCTAATTGAGAACATGAGAATGAAGGATGATCAAGAGGTGTCCAATgtcataaaaaataatgtaatagCATGGACAACGTTTTCAATGGACCACCCTTTATCATATCACTCTTAATCAACTATTGAGATATGCTTGATGTGGTTATCTATTTTAATCAATTATTGATATACGCTTGACGTGGTTATCTGTTAAGTGTAGTGTTGTATcagaaagataaaaatataacaatgaaaaaaaattaaagcatGAGAAGTCATTGgccttaaaaaaaataaggtgTATCGAAGCCACTTTCAAAGAAGATAAATTCATAGTGGTCGAAGAAAGAAAgttatttagaaaaaataacacatatctcattttgaatttcaaatataaatttagGTTTAAGATTTCAATAAAACTAAAATTTATCTTAAAAATAACTATatcaactcaaaaaataaaaatagtcttTTATTCGAAGGTCCGTCCCAAACAAAGATTTCAAGTCACTTACTTAGAAGTATTAACCATTATCTTAGAAGATTACTTTTTTTAGATAAATCCTCAATTGACTTGgcaaaaataagaattttctaTACaagattgaattttgaaataacATACAATCACAGAGTAAAAAGAAACTCGATAAGAGGAGGCAAAATAATGAGAGGCAAAGTGTaatgaatatttaaaatatataccaATTTATTAGACATTTTAACCACTCAATTATGTGCTTTTATATGAATTCATTTTCCCCCCTTATTCTTTTGAGTTTCCCTTTTCATGGCTCTTTAaccttttcatttctttttatttctttgtgtctatttttatttatctattatattaaaaatatgcattcatttttacttaatcaatttaaaaatatttatcttatattttattattaagtactagttattttcaattcaatttttaatgagTGAGCtgacttataatattttttgctattattttttaaagaatgtactaaatcaaatataaataagtaaatatgaACGAAGGGAatgatttaaaagaacaaatgtAGCGACCCTATAGGAAGGATGCtactactttttttaaaaaaacatatataaagCTCGTgacacaaaaacaaaaaaaagctaaaggtgtaagtttttttttttgctagtttaaaaattctttgattctaattaaatcaaataaaagttcCAACTTAGGATGGGGCGacgtttcaaaataatttaagaaactaACTTACGAGACATTCATGTATTATTCCTTATCACTACAATTCATGTTATAAATTATTACCAACAAATAATTACTCAAGGTTAGCTAACTCATGCGTCATCCAAATATTCCGACTCCAAAGGTAATTTAGTACATCAGACTTGGTAATTTACATGCCCCAAAGTAATCAAACAAGCAACCAACTTTAAGTTACAATCCATGGTGTCATGACTGGGTTAACCCtcacaaataaatacataaatacatatacacaagcaccccatagatcatatacatgtcccaacatattacaaaatatagatgcctatatgcaaacAAAATGTGAGTGTCCCTTTCTTTCCTACTGAACCCAAAATGCAACGTAAAAAGGAACCATTTATTGAAGTGATGACTGCAAAATgggttttattttattatgtttctaGTTGAAAGTTATTCCCTTTGTCCATATTGTGGGAGTGTATTACTTGGTGGCAGTTTTTGCTACTACTGTTCAGTTTAGAGTGTGATATCTAGGAATCATGTATTGTTTGAACTCTATTGATTCTATGAATCCCTCTATCTTGTGTTGTATGCTCCAAGGTAAAACCCAAGCCAATAAGTGAGAGAAAAATAGAGGATTGTTCTGTTCTTTGCACTTTTGCTTAGACTGAATTGTGGGAAACAATTTATTATGCTCATGGAGAGTCTTTTCTTTGTCAAATCAGGCTGTAATAAGTAAACTAATTTCATGTGTCTGGTTATATCTGTTTTGCAGGGCAAATGAGATGGCATGCCGATCGAGCGCAATTGTCTTCATGATAACTGGAATGATCCGGAAGGGTATTATAGTAAGTAATTCATCTCACATTTTGCCTGGATCCTTCTTATTTGAGCTTTTACTTCATAGCATGTTTATCACACTtctaaatttgttttttttctccCTCTTCCTTGATATTTGCACATGACAGTCCCATCATTCTGTTATTTGATATATCATACTGCAAGTTGACATTGTTACCTCAAGAAAATAGCTTTATCCTTCTGCCTATTTTTGTCAACTTTTTCTGTAATGGTTAGTAACTTTTGTCTTAGTTGATGTTCTAATTCTCATTGATTTTTGCAGGATACCGCTTCGGAGAAATTCTTGATGGCCGTTATGATATTCTTGCTGCTCATGGGAAAGATGTGCTTTCTACTGTTATTCGGGCTAAAGTTTTGAAGGCTAGATCCGGTGACCCGATAGAAGTAGCAATAAAAATCattcataataataaaatgatgTGAGTTAATCTATTAATTTCTCCATTTCGAGCCAACCTTGCTTGTTTTGGTGGCCTAATTTTGTTGTTTCTGCTCATCAGGTATAAAGCGGGTATGGAAGAGTTGGTCATATTGAAGAAGCTAGTTGTTGCAGATTCTAAAGACAAGAGCTGCTGTGTTCATTTAATCTCTACCTTCAAGTACCGGAATAAACTTTGTCTGGTATTTGAGTCTCTCTGGATGAATCTTTGTGAGCTCCAGAAGAAGTTTGGGCGTAACATTGGACTCAGCCTCGACGTTATGAGGCTTTATGCGAAGCAAATTTTCAGTGCTTTGAAGCATCTAAAGAGTTGTGGCGTGCTTCATTGTGGCATTAAACCTGACAACATCTTGGTAAGTGGAATGTTTTGAGTATTGTATCTTTTGCTGGCTTGCTGATTCACCCACTTTGCATCTGCTGAGAGTAGCTTTTCATCACTTTGCTTTTGTATGCGTATGAtgatttttctatatttaattGTTAAGGTAAATGAAGCGAAAGACAAGCTGAAGCTTTGTGACTTTGGCAATGTTATGTTTACTGACAAAAACGAAATTACTCCATACCTTGTGAGCCGCTTCTGCCGCGCCCCCGAGATCAGTAAGTATCATTTCTCAAGATTTgccatttattattttttgatcttCCTTTTCACTTTGTTTCTTTGGTTTGATGCTCCAATGTTTTGATCCTAAGTAGTTTTATGGATCTGTGGTTTTGTTTGTTaatgtattttttcttgttgcAGTACTTGGCTTGCCATACGATCATCCGATGGATATTTGGTCAGTAGGTTGCTTTTTAGCTTTATGCTGGGAAAGTCTTATATCTAGGTCGTACTAATAATGACATGCTCCGTCTTCATATGGAACTGAAAGGTCCATTTCCGAAGAAGATGCTTTGAAAGGTTCGTCTTAAGACATTCTCTGAATGAAAACATTTATGATTTGAAGTTAATAGGCTGATCAATTATGATTTGAAGTTAATAGGCTGATCAATAATTTGCTGTGGACAATTCTGTTATGATGATTGTATTAGGTAGCGGCTTTTATAGTTTGTAATGAGTAATGACATGATATAACTAGTATGGAAACAATAatactcttttcttcttttatcaCAGGGTGCATTTATATATAAACATTTTGACCAAGATCTCAATTTCCTTGCCACTGAAGAGGATCTCGTTACAAAGAAGGTATGTCTTGTAGATCCTTGAGCCCGTCGTTTCAATCCCTGATAAACAACCCTTTATAAGAATGAATGGTAATAACTTTGCTGTACTTTTAAGTTTTGCATGTGCTTTTATTTGTTTGTAGGCTATAAGGAAGTTGATTGTCAACATGAAGCCGAAAGATATCAGTTCAGTAATTTCAGGTGTAATTTCAGGTGATCCAGGTGAAGAATTAAAGATGTTGGCTCACTTCAAAGATCTGATGGAGAGAATCTTTGTGTTAGATCCTCTAAAGAGAATCATTGTTTCTCAGGCATTAGAACACCCATTCATCACGAAGAAGTGAACGACAATGaggatgtaacaccccaaattttgTAAATTTATTACATGCCTTTAGATGATCTTGTTcttatagtaatttttttttatcacttctcttgaatttaaatttaaattttattttaaaagaagaaaaagaagacttGTTATATCTTGTTGATATCATCGTGATTTGCTTTAAACATCTTCAGATTTCAGACCCTTAGTGGTTGTTTGGTTGTGTATTAAGGTACTAAAGCTACTTACTCGAGCTAAGGAGGTCGAcataattgcttgattatttgcaTCTATACTTGATGTTTGTTTGAGCTTTTGGAACACTAAAGCTTCGTCGTTTGCACATAAACTtgaattttcctttcaatttattttGCTTAGATATAAAAAACCACCTCGCTACCTCCCAAGGTAGGGATAAGGTCAATGTACACTATAACCTTCTCAGaactcacttgtgggattacattgggtatgttgatgttgttgttgtcatattgATTTTCTTGCTAGAAAGTATGTCTTGACTTTTGGACACTTGGATAAATTAGCTTTCATTGAGTGTACAATTTTGTAGTTGGGTTATGAATATGTTAAAAGTCATATTGGTGTAACGGGAAGTAGTTTTTGTAAGACAATTTAACTCACCCACATATACGAATTGCTTGAGCACTATTGCATTCTTTTGGACTTTATCCTTCTTGTGATAGTTACTATCACTTATTTTGACATGCCTCTTGAAATAATTTGGATCTTGtgcatcttgactttggatttacaatTCATCTTATTTATGGACTTACGTCcaatttaagtatgaaactaTGACTAAAAAGTTACTCTCCTACTGCAGCTCAAATTCTAAAGATGGTTTACACAGAATATCTCCCTGCCATTTGTTCTGGAAGGAATTTCAGAGTCTTTTGTGTAGAAAGAGAGAACTACAGGCTATGTTAGATCATCTGTGAAGCTAAGCGTTGTGTTCTACAGGCTATCCTTTTGATAATGTTGTTTACATTCCATAGATAGTAGCCGTGTTTTCAATGGTGAAAAGCgaaaaaaagctctaaggtctgTTGAGGGTTTAAGCGCAAAACGCAAATAAAGCGTGggatttaataaaaatacaactatatatgtttagtccaacactaataattataaacatgaacgacaaatatatgaccaaagaaattaaaaaaaaaactataataaAGTGAACTATCAATTTTTTAGTGTCACTTCTttagaagaggctcattggcaaggaaaaatTTGCCTTAGAACCTTGCAGACGACACTGAAGCGCACATAAAGCGAGGCAAAGCACTCAACTCATTTTGAGCCTCGCTTAAGGGCTTAAGCGTGCCTTTGACTACACTGGATAGTAGGTAGTGTTTTTTAATGTATCAGTGACTTTTTTTTGGAACAAGGTGTAATATAGCTTAGCTGTGGTGTTTATCATTCATTACTTGGTGATTAATACAAGTAATTAGTTACAAAAAAGGTACTTTCAACATTAATctttattctctttatttttgggTGGATTCCGGTTCTTCTTCTTATTTGATTATGCTTGATGTTGTTGTTTGACGTAGTGTTGGGCAAAATTAACTAATCGGTGGAATTTTGGATTAGTTTTGTGAAGCTTCTTGacaattgaaattttgaatatttgcATCTTGAACTACTTGATATTTGATTTTCTTGAAGCATCTACCTTCATCATTAAGTATTTGATGGTGATTTTGATATGCTCATTTCAAGAATTCATTTCTTGAGCACCTTATATGGCTATAGCTAAATTCATGTGtttaagtttgatatgatatgttGCAGTTTTTTTTATGGGAATTGGAGAAATTTATGGCTCCAAGTCCAAAGTTTGTGTGCTACTAAGCTTTATTCTTAGCGATAGTTTGTTGCTATCATAGGTGATGTACCTGAAGAGACTTGAGGATGGTCACTTGAAGTGGACTCTTTAGAAGCATAGATGGTGATAGGGGTGTACATGAACCGAgttggttcagattttttacaaatcaaaccaaatcatttgtgtctggttattaaatttataaaccaaaccaaaccaataaaagtcgggtttttcgatatcaatttttctcggttttttcgggttttttcagGTTTCTCGAGTTTTtcataatatctaataaaaagcacagagcagtgcttcttaaaaagaattctagaataaaatatcaacatataagatggaggcagaatactgtttgaagttttaactttataatataactttataagatgaactttttttgtatattatttagatgggctttcaagtccaaatctaaatgtaagaaagaaaacaaaaattatgaaaaaattttaaaaaatatttagaaattatattttaataaatatttttatgtataacataatttaaaagtagtatatctataatcggatcggtttgggttcggtttgactttttttagttaaaaccaaaccagccctataatggtcgggttttttttcaaacaccaaaccaagtcaaaccaaaccattagtcgagttttattttcaatttggttcgatttgtcggtttggtgcagtttatcggtttgccctgtagatggtgatcacatttgcataagtatacatatatttttgtagaCTTTTGGGGATTTGTACATGAACCATATGATACTCTTAGATATGTACTTTTTAATGAATGTTGACCATGATGTAACTTGAAATTGGTGAATAGTTTATCTACTTCTTTCTTCCATAGAGAGAAAACTTATCCTTAGACTTTCGGAGGGTGTGTAAATTGAGTCTAATTATTTACTAAGTTTACTCTTAAATTGCACTTTAGTGGCGTAGGGGACTTAACTAGTTAGTGCTTGacatttgaaattttggatttCATGCCTGGTAATGAGTCTCGAATGTAGTAGTATGAAAAATAATCTTCTACTTGATATTAGATACAATCTAAGGTGTTGATTTAATTAAAAGAGGTGCTTCCCATTTTAACTCAAAGAGTCTTGAAGAAAATACATAACTTTGTCTATTAGATTAGTTCGGTTAATA
This Solanum dulcamara chromosome 8, daSolDulc1.2, whole genome shotgun sequence DNA region includes the following protein-coding sequences:
- the LOC129901554 gene encoding putative pentatricopeptide repeat-containing protein At1g12700, mitochondrial isoform X2, which gives rise to MKRISLRNGNAIPFISFFPNSHSASAISGKGKVGLNSKVKSLGDAVNLFNQMVRMKPLPSLVHFSKLFKNMISMKYYTAVLSLFREMQKLGIPINVFILTGVINSYCLMHRSDCAFSVLPIYLKNGIPFGIVTFTTLLRGIFAENKVKDAVELFKKLVREKICEPNEVMYATVMNGLSKRGHTDKTLSLLRLMEQGNTKPNIYIYTIVIDSLCKDRNCDVAITLLNEMKQRGIPPNVVTYNSIIDGLCRIGQWEKVKILLSEMVNHNIYPNVRSFNILTDGLCKEGKVEDAEEIMKHMVEKGVEPDIITYNAIMDGYCLRGQLDRARRIFNILIEKGIEPDIFSYNILINGYCKKKNFAKAMQLFCEISQKGSKPDIVTYNTILKGLFEVGRTGEAKQIYAEMLSAGTKPDIYIHVTLLNGYFNYGLVEEAMSLFNKLERKREYTDIAFYSVVINGLCKNGKLDEARAVFKKLSFIGLLPDVRTYTVMINGFCLEGLFDEAKDILRKMEDNGCSPNNVTYNVILQGFLRCNKIIEMTAFMKEMAGRGFSFDATTAEFLVNIVRENPSVLDMIPELHSKNKK